The following are encoded together in the Pseudomonas xantholysinigenes genome:
- the tcyN gene encoding L-cystine ABC transporter ATP-binding protein TcyN, producing the protein MIEVQGLTKQFKGHTVLNGIDLTVQAGEVVAIIGPSGSGKTTFLRCLNLLETPDAGRIQIGDISIDANRPLGSQQGAIRRLRQQAGFVFQNFNLFPHRTALENVIEGPVIVKKTPRDKAIELGKRLLAKVGLAGKEDAYPRRLSGGQQQRVAIARALAMEPEVILFDEPTSALDPELVGEVLATIRGLAEEKRTMIIVTHEMSFARDVANRVIFFDKGVIVEQGEAKALFANPKEERTRQFLRKFLGTAAAQD; encoded by the coding sequence GAAGTACAAGGCCTGACCAAGCAGTTCAAGGGCCACACCGTGCTCAACGGCATCGACCTGACCGTGCAGGCCGGCGAGGTAGTGGCCATCATCGGCCCCAGCGGCTCGGGCAAGACCACCTTCCTGCGTTGCCTGAACCTGCTGGAGACACCCGACGCCGGGCGGATCCAGATCGGCGACATCAGCATCGATGCCAACCGCCCGCTGGGAAGCCAGCAAGGCGCGATTCGCCGCCTGCGCCAACAGGCCGGCTTCGTGTTCCAGAACTTCAACCTGTTCCCTCACCGCACCGCCCTGGAGAACGTCATCGAAGGGCCGGTGATCGTCAAGAAGACCCCGCGGGACAAGGCCATCGAACTGGGCAAGCGACTGCTGGCCAAGGTCGGCCTGGCAGGCAAGGAAGACGCCTACCCGCGGCGCCTGTCCGGCGGGCAGCAGCAGCGGGTGGCCATCGCCCGCGCCCTGGCCATGGAGCCGGAGGTGATCCTGTTCGACGAACCCACCTCGGCGCTCGACCCCGAGCTGGTGGGCGAAGTGCTGGCGACCATCCGCGGCCTGGCCGAGGAAAAGCGCACGATGATCATCGTCACCCACGAGATGAGCTTCGCCCGCGACGTGGCCAACCGGGTGATCTTCTTCGACAAGGGGGTGATCGTCGAGCAAGGCGAGGCCAAAGCATTGTTCGCCAACCCTAAGGAAGAACGCACCCGGCAGTTCCTACGCAAGTTCCTCGGCACCGCCGCCGCCCAGGACTGA
- a CDS encoding gamma-glutamylcyclotransferase encodes MSTLESSSWQITYPPSLDFGQQLTPEQLQRSMQDTMSQHEGGPVWLFAYGSLIWRPECNSVERQRARVHGYHRGLYLWSHEHRGTPECPGLVFGLDRGGSCSGFAFRLDEHNLHDSLMALWQREMPYPAYRPHWLSCRLDDGSKVQALGFVLERHLPCYAGNLPDTLLSQILASAKGRYGSTREYVEQTLNALRSHQMPDRNLEARFRRCHNLREA; translated from the coding sequence ATGTCGACACTTGAAAGTTCATCCTGGCAAATAACCTATCCACCGTCGCTCGACTTCGGCCAGCAACTCACCCCCGAACAACTGCAGCGCTCGATGCAGGACACCATGTCCCAGCATGAAGGCGGCCCGGTGTGGCTGTTCGCTTATGGTTCATTGATCTGGCGCCCTGAATGCAACTCGGTTGAGCGCCAGCGGGCCCGGGTGCATGGCTACCACCGTGGCTTGTACCTGTGGTCCCACGAGCACCGCGGCACGCCGGAATGCCCAGGTCTGGTGTTTGGCCTGGACCGTGGCGGCTCCTGCAGCGGCTTTGCCTTCCGCCTGGACGAACACAATCTGCACGACTCGCTCATGGCCCTCTGGCAGCGCGAAATGCCTTATCCGGCTTATCGCCCGCATTGGCTCAGCTGTCGTCTGGATGACGGCAGCAAGGTACAGGCGTTGGGTTTCGTGCTGGAGCGGCACCTGCCGTGCTACGCCGGCAACCTGCCGGATACCCTGCTCAGCCAGATCCTCGCCAGCGCCAAGGGGCGCTATGGCAGCACACGGGAATACGTGGAGCAGACCCTCAACGCCCTGCGCAGCCACCAGATGCCCGACCGCAACCTGGAGGCGCGATTCCGCCGTTGCCACAACCTGCGCGAGGCCTGA